The Anaerolineales bacterium genome has a segment encoding these proteins:
- the rbfA gene encoding 30S ribosome-binding factor RbfA — translation MPSETRARRLGERIRQELADLLARQASDPRLDGVTVTAVEIDREFAHATAFINALGDEARKQDILQGLTSARGFLRSELSRRVPLRAFPQLRFRWDESFDQASNIEALLRQVREEDERGRSSA, via the coding sequence ATGCCCTCCGAGACGCGCGCCCGCCGGCTGGGAGAGCGGATCCGCCAGGAGCTGGCGGATTTGCTCGCGCGCCAGGCGTCCGATCCGCGCCTGGACGGGGTGACGGTCACGGCGGTGGAGATCGATCGCGAGTTCGCCCATGCCACCGCCTTCATCAACGCCCTGGGGGACGAGGCCCGCAAGCAGGACATCCTGCAGGGTCTGACTTCCGCGCGAGGGTTCCTGCGGTCGGAGTTGTCCCGGCGCGTCCCGCTGCGGGCCTTCCCCCAGCTGCGCTTCCGCTGGGACGAGTCCTTTGACCAGGCCTCCAACATCGAGGCCCTTCTGCGCCAAGTCCGTGAGGAAGATGAGCGTGGGCGTAGCTCCGCGTGA